CCCCTGCCTTCTTGTCTGTGGTTTTGCGGGCGCAGTCGCTCCTTAACGGTAGCCTGAGAACCCCACCCACCCCTCTATGAAAAACCGGCGGATTAAGCCAGAGCCCCGCTCCGGAACATATTTAAGCTCCCCAAATTTATCCGTGAGACCTTTGTCGACAGCCTGAGGTCCGATTTAATATCGGACCTTTCATTTTTGAGTTAAGTTTGACTTAAAAAAGTAACTTGTGACTTAATCTGATTTGGGTTTATGGAATTTGTACCGGAATCTCTCAAAATAAATATTTGTTTCAAGCATAATTTGACCTTCTATCGTTAATTTGGCCGGGGAACCCTACTCTGGCATAAAAATTGCAATATTTTTATATTGGTCTGTCTTCGCAGTTGTTTTTCCCGAAGGGTTTGTGTAGTTGTTTAAAAGTAAAAGAAGGTGTTTACATGGTAAGGGGAGCTACAGACCAAAGGTTGGATGATATATTGAACAAGGCTCTTAAAGAAACACCTTTAACAAAAGAGGACTTGATATATCTGCTCTCATTAACCGATCCGGCAGGGATAAATCTAGTTTTTCAGACGGCCAGGACTTTACGGGAGCGATATTTTGGCAACAAAGTGTTTCTTTACGGCTTTGTATATTTTTCAACTTATTGTCGCAATAATTGTGCTTTTTGTATGTATCGCAGGTCCAACCGTAATTTTAAACGTTATCGTAAGACTGAAGCGGAGATATTAGATACAGCTAACAGATTGGTAGAATCGGGAGTTCATTTACTTGATTTGACTATGGGGGAAGACCCGGCGTATTTTTCTAACAATTGCGAAGGATTCGAAAAATTGATTAGGACTGTGGAGAACATCAAAAAGGCTACGCAAATGCCCCTTATGATTTCTCCCGGCGTGGTTTCCGAAGAAATCCTCAGGGAATTTAAGAAAATCGGTGTTGACTGGTATGCTTGTTATCAGGAGACCCATAACTTAGATCTATTCAATAATCTCAGATTGGAACAGAGTTACGATACGCGTATGGAAAAAAAGATTTTTGCTCATAAGGTGGGTCTTTT
The nucleotide sequence above comes from Thermincola ferriacetica. Encoded proteins:
- the pylB gene encoding methylornithine synthase PylB; this translates as MVRGATDQRLDDILNKALKETPLTKEDLIYLLSLTDPAGINLVFQTARTLRERYFGNKVFLYGFVYFSTYCRNNCAFCMYRRSNRNFKRYRKTEAEILDTANRLVESGVHLLDLTMGEDPAYFSNNCEGFEKLIRTVENIKKATQMPLMISPGVVSEEILREFKKIGVDWYACYQETHNLDLFNNLRLEQSYDTRMEKKIFAHKVGLLIEEGIMTGVGDTAEDIAHSLEIMNEIGAEQVRVMSFVSQEWTPMYPWPVVPRLRELLIIAVMRLCFPNRLIPASLDVDGLSGLQQRLNAGANIVTSIIPPGAGLAGVSQSSLDIEEGKRTVSSIIPVLEECNLTTASRDDYSAWVTDKQNGIFAW